Proteins from one Telopea speciosissima isolate NSW1024214 ecotype Mountain lineage chromosome 1, Tspe_v1, whole genome shotgun sequence genomic window:
- the LOC122648975 gene encoding nuclear transcription factor Y subunit B-10-like isoform X2, whose protein sequence is MAEAPTSPGGGSHGSGDQSPRSNVREQDRYLPIANISRIMKKALPVNGKIAKDAKETVQECVSEFISFITSEASDKCQREKRKTINGDDLLWAMATLGFEDYIDPLKVYLNRYREMEGDTKGSAKGGDKRDVVGVQPGPSAQVAPQGSFTQGMNYMNSQGQHLMVPMRGTE, encoded by the exons ATGGCAGAAGCTCCGACTAGCCCTGGTGGCGGCAGTCACGGGAGTGGTGATCAGAGTCCCCGTTCGAACGTTCGAGAGCAGGACAGGTACCTGCCGATCGCGAATATCAGCCGGATCATGAAGAAAGCTCTCCCTGTTAACGGGAAAATTGCCAAGGATGCAAAGGAAACGGTGCAGGAATGCGTCTCCGAGTTCATCAGTTTCATCACCAGCGA GGCAAGCGATAAGTgtcagagagagaagagaaagacgaTTAATGGTGACGATCTGCTTTGGGCGATGGCGACGTTAGGGTTTGAAGATTATATTGATCCCCTTAAGGTGTACCTGAATAGGTACAGAGAG ATGGAG GGTGATACCAAGGGATCCGCTAAGGGTGGTGATAAAAGGGATGTTGTTGGAGTTCAACCTGGTCCAAGTGCACAG GTTGCTCCTCAGGGATCCTTTACGCAGGGCATGAACTATATGAATTCTCAA
- the LOC122648975 gene encoding nuclear transcription factor Y subunit B-1-like isoform X1, which translates to MAEAPTSPGGGSHGSGDQSPRSNVREQDRYLPIANISRIMKKALPVNGKIAKDAKETVQECVSEFISFITSEASDKCQREKRKTINGDDLLWAMATLGFEDYIDPLKVYLNRYREMEGDTKGSAKGGDKRDVVGVQPGPSAQVAPQGSFTQGMNYMNSQSQGQHLMVPMRGTE; encoded by the exons ATGGCAGAAGCTCCGACTAGCCCTGGTGGCGGCAGTCACGGGAGTGGTGATCAGAGTCCCCGTTCGAACGTTCGAGAGCAGGACAGGTACCTGCCGATCGCGAATATCAGCCGGATCATGAAGAAAGCTCTCCCTGTTAACGGGAAAATTGCCAAGGATGCAAAGGAAACGGTGCAGGAATGCGTCTCCGAGTTCATCAGTTTCATCACCAGCGA GGCAAGCGATAAGTgtcagagagagaagagaaagacgaTTAATGGTGACGATCTGCTTTGGGCGATGGCGACGTTAGGGTTTGAAGATTATATTGATCCCCTTAAGGTGTACCTGAATAGGTACAGAGAG ATGGAG GGTGATACCAAGGGATCCGCTAAGGGTGGTGATAAAAGGGATGTTGTTGGAGTTCAACCTGGTCCAAGTGCACAG GTTGCTCCTCAGGGATCCTTTACGCAGGGCATGAACTATATGAATTCTCAA
- the LOC122659287 gene encoding F-box/kelch-repeat protein At3g06240-like, whose amino-acid sequence MGSCNGLLCFSQSRFKIRYRDHIYLLNRGTREFKELSYAPCSNYNAPLVGLGFDPMSKDYKFFKIGYYNRLGDKPTILQTDVWLYSLNSNNWRKFGDIPIPDLYFLDSSTPVVNATIHWMISRKNSLGSLSSSIFSLEVVDEVFRELPQPPEHGCYRDIAVMGGCLSVFYEGGHDSTEIWVMKESSSPNLFSDSLVSFALLLEDDWTP is encoded by the coding sequence ATGGGTTCGTGCAATGGGTTGTTATGTTTTTCGCAGTCAAGGTTTAAGATTCGTTACAGAGACCACATATACCTGTTGAATAGAGGCACTAGAGAATTCAAGGAACTTTCATATGCTCCCTGCAGTAATTACAATGCTCCTCTGGTCGgactagggtttgatcccatgAGTAAAGACTACAAATTTTTTAAGATTGGATACTATAATAGGCTTGGAGATAAACCCACAATTTTGCAAACCGATGTCTGGTTGTACTCGTTGAATTCAAATAATTGGAGAAAATTTGGAGATATCCCAATCCCAGACCTATATTTTCTTGATTCATCAACGCCAGTTGTAAATGCTACTATTCATTGGATGATATCTCGGAAGAACAGTTTAGGTTCTTTATCGTCCTCGATCTTTTCTCTTGAAGTAGTAGATGAGGTGTTTAGAGAGTTACCGCAACCTCCTGAACATGGTTGTTATAGAGATATTGCAGTGATGGGAGGATGCCTTTCTGTTTTCTATGAAGGAGGTCATGACTCAACTGAGATATGGGTGATGAAGGAATCGTCTTCCCCAAACCTATTCTCTGACTCCCTTGTGAGCTTCGCTTTGCTTCTTGAAGATGATTGGACACCTTGA